The Arsenophonus sp. genome contains a region encoding:
- the lptC gene encoding LPS export ABC transporter periplasmic protein LptC, which translates to MLFKKIIFIIFIIFITFYLFKIFNPFLKNKNNKNYYNVNHISKKMNHYYYNEKGKLDYQIISGNIVYNEKNKITLCSDIIILYYENQDFAIWKIKAKNAKIKKDTIFLYNKVTAYNLNKKNLVQKILMHCAIINISKKSLSSNEEIIIIGKNFKITGKNIKVNFKKNIIEYMEDTKLYYNLFFFKQ; encoded by the coding sequence ATGTTATTTAAAAAAATCATATTTATTATTTTTATAATTTTCATTACTTTTTATTTATTTAAAATTTTTAATCCTTTTTTAAAAAATAAAAACAACAAAAACTATTACAATGTTAATCACATTAGTAAAAAAATGAATCATTATTATTATAATGAAAAAGGAAAATTAGATTATCAAATTATTTCTGGAAACATTGTATATAATGAAAAAAATAAAATAACTCTATGTTCTGACATAATAATATTATATTATGAAAATCAAGATTTTGCTATTTGGAAAATAAAAGCAAAAAATGCCAAAATTAAAAAAGATACCATTTTTTTATATAATAAAGTAACAGCATATAATTTAAATAAAAAAAATCTAGTCCAAAAAATATTAATGCACTGTGCAATTATTAACATTTCAAAAAAAAGCCTTTCTTCAAATGAAGAAATTATCATTATTGGAAAAAATTTTAAAATTACTGGTAAGAATATAAAAGTAAATTTTAAAAAAAATATTATAGAATATATGGAAGATACAAAATTATATTACAATTTATTTTTTTTTAAACAATAA
- a CDS encoding KpsF/GutQ family sugar-phosphate isomerase, translating to MQNNKIKNEKINFKKTAKKVLDIQLNGLSYLKKYFNDDFDKACNNIFSCKGKIVVMGMGKSGHIGNKIAATLASTGTPAFFVHPGEASHGDLGMITSQDIVLAISNSGESKEILTIIPILKRQLINLICMTKNPSSSMGKAANIHLCIKVPYESCPLGLTPTTSTTAMLIMGDAIAVSLLKARGFTKKDFALSHPGGILGKKLSLHVSDLINTNTDRKMPVIKKNATIKEALIEIVQKKLGIVVICDKKMKIEGIFTYKDMIHVLNTNIDLNRTKIKKIMNMKIIKIKPDMLAIDALKIMKTYKTNFLLVEKKNTLIGIINICDFFKLGIL from the coding sequence ATGCAAAATAATAAAATAAAAAATGAAAAAATTAATTTTAAAAAAACTGCTAAAAAAGTACTAGATATTCAACTAAATGGATTGTCATACCTAAAAAAATACTTTAATGATGATTTTGATAAAGCTTGTAATAATATCTTTTCATGCAAAGGTAAAATAGTTGTAATGGGTATGGGTAAATCCGGACATATTGGAAACAAAATTGCAGCAACTTTAGCTAGTACTGGAACTCCAGCATTTTTCGTACATCCAGGAGAGGCAAGTCATGGAGATCTAGGAATGATTACTAGCCAAGACATAGTACTTGCAATTTCTAATTCAGGAGAATCAAAAGAAATCTTGACAATTATACCAATATTAAAACGTCAATTAATTAATTTAATATGTATGACAAAAAATCCATCTAGTAGCATGGGTAAAGCAGCTAATATACATTTATGTATTAAAGTACCATATGAATCATGTCCATTAGGACTAACTCCAACAACTAGTACAACAGCAATGTTAATCATGGGAGATGCAATAGCAGTTTCTTTATTAAAAGCAAGAGGATTTACAAAAAAAGATTTTGCATTATCACATCCAGGAGGAATATTAGGTAAAAAGTTATCGTTACATGTATCTGATCTAATAAACACTAATACTGATAGAAAAATGCCTGTAATTAAAAAAAATGCAACAATAAAAGAAGCATTAATAGAAATTGTTCAAAAAAAATTAGGAATAGTAGTCATTTGTGATAAAAAAATGAAAATAGAAGGTATATTTACTTATAAAGATATGATACATGTTTTAAATACTAATATTGATTTAAATCGTACTAAAATCAAAAAAATTATGAATATGAAAATAATTAAAATTAAACCTGATATGTTAGCAATAGATGCACTTAAAATTATGAAAACATATAAGACTAATTTTTTGTTAGTAGAAAAAAAAAATACTTTAATTGGAATTATTAACATTTGTGATTTTTTTAAACTAGGTATTCTATAA
- the upp gene encoding uracil phosphoribosyltransferase — protein sequence MEIIEVKHPLIQHKLGLMRNKNINTKHFRELASEVGCLLTYEATANLETETIIIEGWCGPVKITKIKGKKITIVPILRAGLGMINGVLENIPSAKISVVGCYRNEKTLEPIFYFHKLTSNINQRMALVLDPMLATGGSMIAVINLLKQAGCKSITVLVLVAAPEGLQALEKKHPDIKLYTASIDLSLNHSGYIIPGFGDAGDKIFGTK from the coding sequence ATGGAAATCATTGAAGTAAAACATCCTTTAATTCAACATAAACTAGGTTTAATGAGAAATAAAAATATTAATACTAAACATTTTAGAGAATTAGCTTCAGAAGTTGGATGTTTATTGACATATGAAGCAACAGCTAATTTAGAAACAGAAACAATAATTATTGAAGGATGGTGTGGTCCTGTAAAAATAACAAAAATAAAAGGTAAAAAAATAACTATTGTTCCTATTCTACGTGCTGGATTAGGAATGATTAATGGTGTTTTAGAAAATATTCCAAGTGCAAAAATTAGCGTCGTTGGATGTTATCGAAATGAAAAAACATTAGAACCAATTTTCTATTTTCATAAATTAACATCAAATATTAATCAAAGAATGGCACTAGTATTAGATCCAATGTTAGCAACAGGAGGATCAATGATTGCAGTTATAAATTTATTAAAACAAGCAGGATGTAAATCAATTACCGTACTCGTATTAGTGGCAGCTCCAGAAGGATTACAAGCATTAGAAAAAAAACACCCGGATATTAAATTATATACTGCCTCTATTGATTTATCTTTAAATCATTCAGGATATATCATTCCTGGATTTGGTGACGCTGGAGATAAAATATTCGGAACAAAATAA
- the purM gene encoding phosphoribosylformylglycinamidine cyclo-ligase, with amino-acid sequence MSLTYKKSGVDIYRSSQIIKNIQKNLKNMNIKCSELILGIGGFSALIKIPKNYQNPILVTSVDGVGSKLNLSIKYKLYQSIGIDLVAMVVNDIIVYGAKPWIFFDYYSANQLHIKISNTIMKSIIQGCKKSQCTLVGGETSEIPTASLKKTKNVHLAGFGIGLVEKKDIIDGSKIQIGDVLIGLKSSGIHSNGYTLIKKILDINLINIKSFQINNRLLKEYLFIPTKIYVKDVLFLVKKYHIHGIVHITGGGILKNIIRIVPKNGYKIIINTSSWEWPFLFKWIQKQGKITTQEMYNVFNCGIGMIIIVPKYESNSILKELNILGQKAWEIGNVIHNSFNQSKVVLY; translated from the coding sequence ATGTCATTAACTTATAAAAAATCTGGTGTTGATATTTATAGAAGTAGTCAAATTATAAAAAATATCCAAAAAAATTTAAAAAATATGAATATAAAATGTTCAGAATTAATTTTAGGAATTGGCGGTTTTTCTGCTTTAATTAAAATACCTAAAAATTATCAAAATCCAATATTAGTTACTTCAGTTGATGGAGTAGGCAGTAAGTTAAATTTATCTATAAAATATAAATTATATCAATCAATAGGAATCGATTTAGTTGCTATGGTTGTAAATGATATTATTGTATATGGTGCTAAACCATGGATTTTTTTTGATTATTATTCTGCTAATCAATTACATATTAAAATTTCTAATACTATTATGAAAAGTATTATTCAAGGATGTAAAAAATCTCAATGTACTTTAGTTGGAGGTGAAACATCTGAAATTCCTACTGCATCTTTAAAAAAAACAAAAAATGTTCATTTAGCTGGTTTTGGTATAGGATTAGTAGAAAAAAAAGATATTATAGATGGATCAAAAATTCAAATTGGAGATGTATTAATTGGACTAAAATCAAGTGGTATCCATTCTAATGGATATACATTAATTAAAAAAATTTTAGATATTAATTTAATTAATATTAAATCATTTCAGATTAATAATCGTTTATTGAAAGAATATTTATTTATTCCAACTAAAATTTATGTGAAAGATGTATTATTTTTAGTTAAAAAATATCATATTCACGGTATTGTTCATATTACAGGAGGTGGAATATTAAAAAATATTATTCGTATAGTTCCAAAAAATGGTTATAAAATTATTATTAATACTTCATCATGGGAGTGGCCTTTTTTATTTAAATGGATACAAAAACAAGGGAAAATAACAACTCAAGAAATGTATAATGTATTTAATTGTGGAATAGGTATGATAATAATCGTACCAAAATATGAATCAAATAGTATTTTGAAAGAGTTAAATATTTTAGGACAAAAGGCTTGGGAAATAGGTAATGTTATTCATAATTCATTTAATCAATCTAAAGTAGTATTATATTAA
- the purN gene encoding phosphoribosylglycinamide formyltransferase, translating to MKKIFILMSGQGNLLKYILNYFKKNNSKNISISGVFSNKFNVSAIKIAEKEKMPFFFFKENTSYNNDYLNEYLYNLIKLYEPDLIILAGYMKKISSFITKKYFGKIINIHPSLLPKYPGLNTYKRALFNNEKNHGTSIHFVTSKIDAGPIIFQYEIPILSKDNIFSLKNKVKKIEYIYYPLIIDLILKKKIIIENNKVFFEKSIFFFFKNFTIKNNIMINIRNSNKCL from the coding sequence ATGAAAAAAATTTTTATTTTAATGTCAGGACAAGGAAATCTTTTAAAATATATTTTAAATTATTTTAAAAAAAATAATAGTAAAAATATTTCGATTTCTGGAGTATTTAGTAATAAGTTTAATGTTTCTGCTATTAAAATAGCAGAAAAAGAAAAAATGCCTTTTTTCTTTTTTAAAGAAAATACTTCATATAATAATGATTATTTAAATGAATATTTATATAATTTGATAAAATTATATGAACCAGATTTAATTATATTAGCTGGATATATGAAAAAAATATCTTCATTTATTACAAAAAAATATTTTGGCAAGATTATTAATATTCATCCTTCATTATTGCCAAAATATCCTGGATTAAATACATATAAGAGAGCATTATTTAATAATGAAAAGAATCACGGAACGTCTATTCATTTTGTTACAAGTAAAATTGATGCAGGTCCTATTATATTTCAGTATGAAATACCAATTTTATCAAAAGATAATATATTTAGTTTAAAAAATAAAGTGAAGAAAATAGAATATATTTATTATCCATTAATTATCGATTTAATTTTAAAAAAAAAAATCATAATAGAAAATAACAAAGTATTTTTTGAAAAATCAATTTTTTTCTTTTTTAAAAATTTTACTATAAAAAATAATATAATGATTAATATTAGGAATTCAAATAAATGTTTATAA
- the speG gene encoding spermidine N1-acetyltransferase, which produces MFIKGSDNSIKLRPLEREDLHFVHQLDNNASIMRYWFEEPYEAFVELSDLYNKHIHDQLERRFIIEKEKNKLGLVELVEINYIHRRAEIGVIIDPRFQGEGYAEIATKLAMDYAFFVLNLYKIYLIVDKDNTKALHIYKKLGFNIEGNLIDEFFINGKYRTVVRMSIFQYEHANNFKKSFHQNIQFNK; this is translated from the coding sequence ATGTTTATAAAAGGTAGTGACAATAGTATTAAATTACGTCCTTTAGAACGGGAAGATTTGCATTTTGTACATCAATTAGATAATAACGCTAGCATAATGAGATATTGGTTTGAAGAGCCATATGAGGCTTTCGTAGAATTAAGTGATTTATATAATAAACATATTCATGATCAATTAGAAAGACGTTTTATTATTGAAAAAGAAAAAAATAAATTAGGATTAGTAGAACTAGTTGAAATTAATTACATTCATCGTAGAGCAGAAATTGGTGTAATTATAGATCCTAGATTTCAAGGAGAAGGTTATGCAGAAATTGCTACTAAATTAGCAATGGATTATGCTTTTTTTGTTTTAAATCTTTATAAGATATATTTAATTGTTGATAAAGATAATACAAAGGCATTGCATATTTATAAAAAGTTAGGATTTAATATTGAAGGTAATTTAATTGATGAATTTTTTATTAATGGAAAATATCGTACAGTAGTTAGAATGAGTATTTTTCAATATGAACATGCAAACAATTTTAAGAAATCATTTCATCAAAATATTCAATTTAACAAATAA
- a CDS encoding YggT family protein — protein MNFLNFTIPTIIQIYIIILILRFWMQSINLTIYNPFTEFIIKITDTFLSKIQKILPVNDQKIITFIIAYILTLFNLLFSIWYAKYINLITFNILFIGIIELLYYFGRIVFWFMLIRSILNFINYQYHYNSINNTLFYLTEFFLVPIRKFLPLIGGIDFSIAILLLLLVALNHLRIDILLFIDPNLTKIIYSIQYLI, from the coding sequence ATGAATTTTTTAAATTTTACAATACCAACTATAATTCAAATATATATCATTATTTTAATATTAAGATTTTGGATGCAATCTATTAATTTAACTATATACAATCCATTTACAGAATTTATTATTAAAATAACAGACACATTTTTATCAAAAATTCAAAAAATTTTACCTGTAAATGATCAAAAAATTATTACTTTTATTATTGCATATATTTTAACTTTATTTAACTTACTTTTTTCAATATGGTATGCAAAATATATCAATTTAATAACATTTAATATTTTATTTATTGGTATAATTGAATTATTATATTATTTTGGAAGAATAGTTTTTTGGTTTATGTTAATACGTAGTATTTTGAACTTTATTAATTATCAATATCATTATAATTCTATTAATAATACACTATTTTACTTAACAGAATTTTTTCTTGTTCCAATTAGAAAATTTTTACCATTAATAGGAGGCATTGACTTTTCTATAGCAATTTTATTATTATTATTGGTAGCTTTAAATCATCTAAGAATCGATATTTTATTATTTATAGATCCAAATCTAACTAAAATAATTTATTCTATTCAATATTTAATTTAA
- the ruvX gene encoding Holliday junction resolvase RuvX, whose protein sequence is MKKNINNCIIIGFDFGIFNIGVAIGQTITNTAQPINFLKSKNGCPNWEKIQKIFQIWKPSIAIIGLPLNMDGTEQNISYKSRNFATQIKKKYRIPIQLHDERLSTVEARKILFQKKGYKSLTKKNINSISAVIILESWLIKKNNF, encoded by the coding sequence ATGAAAAAAAATATTAATAATTGTATCATTATTGGTTTTGACTTTGGTATATTTAATATCGGAGTAGCAATTGGACAAACAATTACTAACACTGCACAACCAATAAATTTTTTAAAATCTAAAAATGGATGCCCTAATTGGGAAAAAATTCAAAAAATATTTCAAATATGGAAACCATCTATTGCAATTATAGGTTTACCTTTAAATATGGATGGTACAGAACAAAATATAAGTTATAAATCTCGTAATTTTGCAACACAAATAAAAAAAAAATATAGAATACCAATTCAACTACATGACGAACGTCTTTCAACAGTAGAAGCAAGAAAAATATTATTTCAAAAAAAAGGATATAAATCTTTAACAAAAAAAAATATTAATTCTATTTCTGCTGTAATTATTTTAGAAAGTTGGCTAATAAAAAAAAATAATTTTTAA
- the gshB gene encoding glutathione synthase, which translates to MIKLGIIMDPISKINIDKDTSFVILLEAQYRKYQIFYMEIQDIYYLDGEIYGNSKILINLKENLNCWYEFGKEKNILLKKLDVILFRKDPPFNTQYLHTTYLLHLAEKKGSFIINKPKSIRHYNEKLLITYFPQFIPYTLVTNNIKKIREFHKKYQDIIIKPIHKMGGESIFRLKKNDPNTSVILESVTKKEKRFCMVQNYLNEIQDGDKRILIINGNPISTCLARIPKIGETRANLAVGGKGEIRNLTKNDWKIAKTVSLFLKEKGLFFVGIDIIGNYLTEINITSPTCLKEINTKNNFSNYSITKLFLDEIEKQIKNKKNEKKY; encoded by the coding sequence ATGATCAAATTAGGAATTATTATGGATCCAATTTCAAAAATTAACATTGATAAAGATACAAGTTTTGTAATATTATTAGAAGCACAATATAGAAAATATCAAATTTTTTATATGGAAATTCAAGATATCTATTATTTAGATGGAGAAATATATGGAAATTCAAAAATTTTAATTAATCTAAAAGAAAATTTGAATTGTTGGTATGAATTTGGGAAAGAAAAAAATATTCTTTTAAAAAAGTTAGATGTTATTCTTTTCAGAAAAGATCCTCCTTTTAATACACAATATCTACATACTACTTATCTTTTACATTTAGCAGAAAAAAAAGGAAGTTTTATTATTAATAAACCTAAAAGTATAAGACATTACAATGAAAAACTATTAATTACTTATTTTCCCCAATTTATTCCATATACTTTGGTAACAAATAATATAAAAAAAATACGTGAATTTCATAAAAAATATCAAGATATTATTATTAAACCCATTCATAAAATGGGTGGAGAATCTATTTTTAGACTAAAAAAAAACGATCCAAATACTTCTGTCATTCTTGAATCAGTAACAAAAAAAGAAAAGCGTTTTTGTATGGTTCAAAACTATTTAAATGAAATTCAGGATGGTGATAAAAGAATACTAATAATTAATGGAAATCCTATATCTACTTGCTTAGCAAGAATTCCAAAAATTGGAGAAACAAGAGCAAATCTTGCAGTAGGTGGAAAAGGAGAAATTAGAAATTTGACAAAAAACGATTGGAAAATTGCAAAAACAGTAAGTCTTTTTTTAAAAGAAAAGGGATTATTTTTTGTAGGAATAGATATTATAGGAAATTATCTTACTGAAATTAATATCACTAGTCCTACTTGTTTAAAAGAAATTAATACTAAAAATAATTTTAGTAACTATTCTATAACTAAACTTTTTTTAGATGAAATTGAAAAACAAATTAAAAATAAAAAGAATGAAAAAAAATATTAA
- the recC gene encoding exodeoxyribonuclease V subunit gamma, whose product MIKIYESNDLNILKKNFLEFLKNNPLNNIWETEIILSQYSTTNCWLEKEITECLEINFNINFFLIKVFIKKIILKLFKYKKHYLYFNSISMQWKLMDIILNNIHNPVLKDIKNYLNRDYNQENLFFLSKKIVNLFNKYLIYRPEWIVLWEKGKDINILNNTQIWQKYLWNKLYNNKKKSIEKNVYIRFLNYLQNNKFLKIQLPKRIFIWNPIKLAPIYYQIINALNQHIKIYIFFYKPIYQFIDMKNIKYNYNNNFFLNPLIKSCIENYRQTEYFFSKFKKKINIRFNIEIDKKNLLKNIQYDFLYLKNKYKNNINLKKRKINSNDQSITFHSCSSKKIEIEVLYNYILNILNNNINVEPKDIIVVLPNINTYIPYINSIFNNPNNLNQKILFSIFDEIDKKTYAIFQTFLLILKLPESRCTNEEIINFLEISYIGNKFSIYEKDISLLKEIVKYSGIRYGLDQKHIKELKLPKTEKNTWQFGLNRILLGLTIDQNIGQWKNIIPYNNNHQKTKELVGNLHKFIEKIKQWKFELKKNRNFLKWLPICKKILKTFFVCNQDTQKSLIYIRKKWNKIINNGIQINYSNKISVSTIFYSLNEIINQKINKSNIFMKNNIVFCDFSQIHSISFKIICILGMNYPYYPQVKIPCHLNLINQKPKISDHNQYDNECNLFLNLLSIASKEIYLSYISYSKNKKKKYPSVLFESLLNYIIDNFFLERDIKLDDQVQKKRIKKFLFNKHSQLPFDKNVSLSNTMYQNYFKTSIPIIKKKKNYQTNIKKIEKISLKKIIKFYQHPIKTYFQESLKINFDIPNIQLDNEEPFFLNNLEKYHFNKKLLEYLLNGKPIKKIFSEFQKIGFSPLKNFGKIYLEKEIHNIMLLIEKIKKKTLNNKEKVFKIKSNSMKIFGKIKNIYQNGIIHYRTSNLTINDGILLWIEHLIYCSFIKPKKSYFFGINNTEWCFYPIYQHQAIEYLKELIYTYKIGMQNPFIFLKQSGWSWLKSFYKKKDQSFDFQSKDLLEKANIKLMTKLEGNKYQQGEINDIYIQRLYQNINNNLIQQIKKNAYTYLFPMFFFKKK is encoded by the coding sequence ATGATCAAAATATACGAATCTAATGATTTAAATATTCTAAAAAAAAATTTTTTGGAATTCTTAAAAAACAATCCTCTAAATAATATATGGGAAACAGAAATAATTTTATCACAATATTCAACTACTAATTGTTGGTTAGAAAAAGAAATTACAGAATGTTTAGAAATAAATTTTAATATAAATTTTTTTTTAATAAAAGTGTTTATAAAAAAAATTATTTTAAAATTATTTAAGTATAAAAAACATTATCTTTATTTTAATTCCATATCTATGCAATGGAAATTAATGGATATTATATTAAACAATATCCATAATCCTGTACTAAAAGATATTAAAAACTATTTAAATCGTGATTACAATCAAGAAAATTTATTTTTTTTATCCAAAAAAATTGTAAATTTATTTAACAAATATTTAATTTATCGTCCAGAATGGATAGTTCTTTGGGAAAAAGGTAAAGATATTAACATATTAAATAATACTCAAATATGGCAAAAATATTTATGGAATAAATTATATAATAATAAAAAAAAAAGTATTGAAAAAAATGTTTATATAAGATTTTTAAATTATTTACAAAATAATAAATTTTTAAAAATTCAATTACCAAAACGTATTTTTATTTGGAATCCAATAAAATTAGCACCTATTTATTATCAAATAATCAATGCACTGAATCAACATATCAAAATTTATATTTTTTTTTATAAACCAATATATCAATTTATTGATATGAAAAATATCAAATACAATTATAACAATAATTTTTTTCTAAATCCATTAATAAAATCTTGTATTGAAAACTATCGTCAAACTGAATATTTTTTTTCAAAATTTAAAAAAAAAATAAATATTCGATTCAATATTGAAATAGATAAAAAAAATTTACTAAAAAATATTCAATATGATTTTTTATATTTAAAAAATAAATATAAAAATAATATAAATTTAAAAAAAAGAAAAATTAATTCAAACGATCAATCTATAACTTTTCATTCATGTTCTTCTAAAAAAATAGAAATAGAAGTTTTGTATAATTATATTTTAAATATATTAAATAATAATATCAATGTGGAACCAAAAGATATAATTGTTGTATTACCTAATATTAATACATATATACCATATATTAATTCTATATTTAATAATCCTAATAATTTAAATCAAAAAATATTATTTTCTATTTTTGATGAAATAGATAAAAAAACATATGCTATTTTTCAAACTTTTTTATTAATTTTAAAATTACCTGAATCTAGATGTACTAATGAAGAAATTATTAATTTTTTGGAAATTTCATATATAGGAAATAAATTTTCCATATATGAAAAAGATATTTCTTTATTAAAAGAAATTGTTAAATATTCTGGAATAAGATATGGATTAGATCAAAAACATATTAAAGAATTAAAACTCCCAAAAACTGAAAAAAACACATGGCAATTTGGTTTAAATAGAATATTACTTGGATTAACAATTGATCAAAATATAGGACAATGGAAAAATATCATTCCTTATAATAATAATCATCAAAAAACTAAAGAACTAGTAGGTAATTTACATAAATTTATTGAAAAAATAAAACAATGGAAATTTGAATTAAAAAAAAATAGAAATTTTCTAAAATGGCTACCAATTTGTAAAAAAATATTAAAAACATTTTTTGTTTGCAATCAAGATACTCAAAAATCCTTAATATATATAAGAAAAAAATGGAACAAAATTATAAATAATGGAATTCAAATAAATTATTCAAATAAAATATCAGTATCCACTATTTTTTACAGTTTAAATGAAATAATTAATCAAAAAATCAATAAAAGTAATATTTTTATGAAAAATAATATTGTTTTTTGCGATTTTAGTCAAATACATTCTATATCTTTTAAAATAATATGTATTTTAGGAATGAATTATCCGTATTATCCTCAAGTAAAAATACCTTGTCATTTGAATTTAATCAATCAAAAACCTAAAATAAGTGATCATAATCAATATGATAATGAATGCAATCTATTTTTAAATCTTTTAAGTATCGCATCAAAAGAAATATATCTTAGCTATATCTCTTATTCTAAAAATAAGAAAAAAAAATATCCATCTGTTTTATTTGAATCATTACTCAATTATATTATCGATAATTTTTTCTTAGAAAGAGATATTAAATTAGATGATCAAGTACAAAAAAAAAGAATAAAAAAGTTCCTATTTAATAAACATAGTCAATTACCTTTTGATAAAAATGTTTCTTTATCAAACACTATGTATCAAAATTACTTTAAAACATCGATACCTATTATAAAGAAAAAAAAAAACTACCAAACAAACATCAAAAAAATTGAAAAAATTTCACTTAAAAAAATAATCAAATTTTATCAACATCCAATAAAAACATATTTTCAAGAAAGTTTAAAAATTAATTTTGATATTCCAAATATTCAATTAGATAATGAAGAACCTTTTTTTTTAAATAATTTAGAAAAATATCATTTTAATAAAAAGTTATTAGAATATTTATTAAATGGAAAACCAATAAAAAAAATATTTAGTGAATTTCAAAAAATAGGTTTTTCCCCATTAAAAAACTTTGGAAAAATATACTTAGAAAAAGAAATACATAATATTATGTTATTAATAGAAAAAATTAAAAAAAAAACACTAAATAATAAAGAAAAAGTATTTAAAATCAAATCAAATTCTATGAAAATTTTTGGAAAAATAAAAAATATATACCAAAATGGTATTATTCATTATCGTACTTCAAATTTAACAATTAATGATGGAATATTACTATGGATCGAACATTTAATTTATTGTTCTTTTATTAAACCAAAAAAAAGTTATTTTTTTGGTATAAATAATACAGAATGGTGTTTTTATCCAATATACCAACATCAGGCAATAGAATATTTAAAAGAATTAATTTATACCTACAAAATAGGTATGCAAAATCCATTTATTTTTTTAAAACAAAGTGGATGGAGCTGGTTAAAATCTTTTTATAAAAAAAAAGATCAATCTTTTGATTTTCAATCAAAAGATTTACTAGAAAAAGCAAATATAAAATTAATGACAAAATTAGAAGGAAACAAATATCAACAAGGAGAAATCAATGATATTTATATACAACGATTATACCAAAATATAAATAACAATTTAATTCAACAAATTAAAAAAAATGCTTATACTTACTTATTTCCAATGTTTTTTTTTAAAAAAAAATAA
- a CDS encoding thymidylate synthase produces the protein MKQYLKLCKRIINNGEWILNKRTGMKCLTVINVDFEYDVENNYFPIITTRKIHYKSAISELLGYLRGYSNASQFRKIGCNTWNANANKNILWLNNPNRNGKDDMGRVYGVQGRSWIRPDGTSLDQLKKIIKNLSHGIDDRAEILTFYNPGELELGCLKPCMHTHTFSLMNRKLYLTSYQRSCDVPIGLNFNQIQCFILLKLMAKITKNKPGKVYHKIINAHIYENQLKIMRDIQLKRTPYPLPKCHINPKIKKLKDIETWVTNKDFKIINYQYHSPIYYPFTV, from the coding sequence ATGAAACAATATTTAAAATTATGTAAAAGAATTATAAATAATGGAGAATGGATTCTCAATAAAAGAACAGGAATGAAATGTTTAACAGTCATTAATGTAGATTTTGAATATGATGTAGAGAACAATTATTTCCCAATTATAACAACACGGAAAATACATTATAAATCTGCCATTTCAGAACTATTGGGATATTTAAGAGGATATTCTAATGCTTCACAATTTAGAAAAATTGGATGTAATACATGGAATGCCAATGCAAATAAAAATATATTATGGCTAAATAATCCAAATAGAAATGGAAAAGATGATATGGGCAGAGTTTATGGAGTACAAGGAAGATCTTGGATACGTCCTGATGGAACTTCTCTTGATCAATTAAAAAAAATTATAAAGAACTTATCTCATGGAATTGACGATAGAGCAGAAATATTAACTTTTTACAACCCAGGAGAATTAGAATTAGGTTGTCTTAAACCTTGTATGCATACACATACTTTTTCTTTAATGAATCGTAAATTATACTTAACTTCTTATCAAAGAAGTTGTGATGTTCCTATAGGGTTAAATTTTAATCAAATTCAATGTTTTATTTTACTTAAATTAATGGCAAAAATTACTAAAAATAAACCAGGAAAAGTATATCACAAAATTATCAATGCACATATTTATGAAAATCAATTAAAGATTATGCGTGATATTCAATTAAAAAGAACACCTTATCCTTTACCAAAATGTCATATTAATCCAAAAATTAAAAAATTAAAAGATATAGAAACATGGGTTACTAATAAAGATTTTAAAATTATCAATTATCAATACCATTCACCAATTTATTATCCATTTACTGTATAA